A region of the Campylobacter cuniculorum DSM 23162 = LMG 24588 genome:
AGAATTAAAACTCAATCATCAAAAAAATTCATTTGCTCTCGTTTTTTTTACCAAAGATTGCGGAGTTTGCAAGGAGCAAATTTCTGTTTTGAAAAAATTAATCAATCATTATGATTTTGATTTTTTTGTTGTTTTAGGCGATGCAAAGGATTTTAATGATGCAAAAGAATGGAGTTTTGAAAAAAATTTGGATTTAAAAGTATTTTATGAAAAAAAGGCGGTCAATTTTCTCTCTCTTGCTGTGGGAGGCGTTTATGGTGTGCCTGTGCTAAGCTTTTTTAATCAAGGAAAAATGGAGCAAAAATTCATAGGTTTAACCCCTTATGGAATCTTAGAAAACACGATAAAAAAGATAAAATCTTAATTTGCTTTTAATCTTAAATATGTTTTAGTAAAAAGTCTCGTTTTTTAAATGTGCAAATTGCTAAAATATAATTCTAATTTTGATTTAAAAAAAATAAATCTTTCTTCTTAAAAATTAAACAATTTAAAATATATTTTTAAAACTTAAATTCAAGCAAAATAACGCTTAAAATAGGAATTTTTATTAAATTTTTTATATTTGATAGAGATGATTTAAAAGATTAAAACTTTGATTTTAGAAGTTATGGTTTCATCAATATCGCTTTTAATCAAGGGTCTAAGCTCATCTTTTGAGACTTCAGCACCGCTCATTTGCAAATGCCACAAAGCATTTTCTAAAGCTTCTTCTTGAGTTCTTTTAACCTTTCTTGTTTCATCAAAGATAAAACGAGAAAAAGCATAGTGATTTTGTGTTAAAAAATCTTCTAAATTTTCTTTATCAAAGCCTTTTGCTTTAACATTAAAATGCCTAAAAATCGGCTCTAAAAAATCGCTTTGTCTGTAATGATGCCAAGTTACATAAATTCTTAAAGCAGCCAAGCGGATGAAATTTTGACAAGCCTCTTTTGAATTCAGCACAGGTGCCATACTCAAAAACGCTATATCACAATGAAATTGAGGATGATTGCTCACAAAGTCCTCAAAACTTAGATGATACGTTTTGATATTATCAATCTTAAATTCTTTTGCATCTTGATATAAAATATCAAGCATAGACTTAGAGCTGTCCAAAGCTATAAGCTCTTTAGCCCTTTGTGCTAAATGCAAACTCCAAACTCCCGTCCCGCAGGCTATATCTAAAATGACTTTATCTTTAAAATCTATATTTAATTTCTTAAATTCCTCAAAACTTTGTTTTTGGATTGAGTTTAATTTTGGATTATATCTTGCATAGCTTTTGGCTTTTTTATCCCATAAATTCATTTCTTATCTATTCCTTTTACAATTTTATAAAATTGTATCAAAATCATCTTTAAATCTTAAATATTTGCTCAATTGTTTTTGTTTAATTTATATTAAATTAATTCTCAATCATTTATCAATGAATGGGTTTTGATAAATTTAATTTTAATTCATTGAATAAAAACTCATAAAAAGTAAAAATTAATAAAAACAATGTTATAATAAATGCTAACAGATTTAAAAAAGGAAAATAATTCAATGAAAGATTTATTCTTATTTAGTTCTTTGTTTGACTCCAGCCATACTTTTGCCTATTTTTTTCATATCGCTCTAGTGGCTTTAATCGCCGTAATTATCGCTAAAATGGCAACGCATTCTATGCAGCTTGTCCCAAGGGGAATGCAAAATTTAGGTGAAGCTTTTTTAGAGGGTATTGTCTCTATGGGACGCGATACTATGGGCAGTGAAGAGGGGGCAAGAAAATATCTTCCTCTTGTAGCAACTCTAGGAATGATTATTTTTATAAGCAATATCATAGGAATTATTCCGGG
Encoded here:
- a CDS encoding TlpA family protein disulfide reductase; this translates as MGTFRIQIYAFALILFCACGSGENFKALNTDEIYNFSYNGFEKELKLNHQKNSFALVFFTKDCGVCKEQISVLKKLINHYDFDFFVVLGDAKDFNDAKEWSFEKNLDLKVFYEKKAVNFLSLAVGGVYGVPVLSFFNQGKMEQKFIGLTPYGILENTIKKIKS
- a CDS encoding class I SAM-dependent methyltransferase — protein: MNLWDKKAKSYARYNPKLNSIQKQSFEEFKKLNIDFKDKVILDIACGTGVWSLHLAQRAKELIALDSSKSMLDILYQDAKEFKIDNIKTYHLSFEDFVSNHPQFHCDIAFLSMAPVLNSKEACQNFIRLAALRIYVTWHHYRQSDFLEPIFRHFNVKAKGFDKENLEDFLTQNHYAFSRFIFDETRKVKRTQEEALENALWHLQMSGAEVSKDELRPLIKSDIDETITSKIKVLIF